A single genomic interval of Croceibacter atlanticus HTCC2559 harbors:
- a CDS encoding M20/M25/M40 family metallo-hydrolase, giving the protein MKNLFSTLTSLFLILALLYFSFARLLPDANYTTSGFSMDRAFSHVEQIGQNPHAVGTTKHAFVRNYIVQQLQKMGLEVQTQEGYCLSDDGILVKPINILSRIPGTNPDAKALVLMSHYDSNPHSAKGASDAGSGVATILESIRAFLSNQTSHENDIIILFTDAEELGLNGAKLFVNEHDWANDVGLVLNFEARGSGGPSNMIVETNGGNSGLIASFNQANVEFPVATSLMYSVYKLLPNDTDSTIFREDKNINSFFFAFIDDHYDYHTALDSPQRLDKTSLAHQASYLMPLLKHFSNTNLDNLHTENDDVYFDLPFSTLVHYPFAWVTPMLILAILLFIGLLLYGFKKRRLKSKELFLGFIPFLVVLIGAPLISFLGWKALLAIYPQYQEILQGFTYNGHFYIAAFVCLTLGIIWFVYARLAKTLTTVNLLIAPITIWLIVCIAIAIGLKGVSFFIIPVFLGLLSFWLCIRQRKPMPLLLALINGLSIIILAPLIQFFPVGLGLKMLMVSSLFTVLLFGLLLPVFGFYKRKYIFGSVFLLLSAVFFIKAHLNAQFSEEQPKPNSLVYSFNQDDLKAHWYTYDSILDDWTKSVLGDDPIEYKPEVTFKSKYNTGYTFSKIAPPVSVPEPSIEIIRNDSSSAATTTYHFKIAPNRRLNRMELYTKDTISFKSFSANNLTVGNTDKENEGPHKYKKRNSNHVLTYYVTDMDTLRLSIELDKNHKPEFVLYEASNDLLTNPEVPLQQRNNTMIPKPFVLNDAIISKKTINLNTWDFTPIPKPINVYE; this is encoded by the coding sequence ATGAAAAACTTATTTTCTACACTTACAAGTCTATTTTTAATTCTTGCTCTACTATATTTTAGTTTCGCAAGATTGCTGCCAGACGCCAATTACACCACTTCTGGCTTTAGTATGGATAGAGCATTTAGTCATGTAGAGCAGATAGGGCAAAATCCTCATGCTGTTGGCACAACTAAACATGCATTTGTAAGAAACTATATTGTACAGCAGTTGCAAAAAATGGGGTTAGAAGTTCAAACTCAAGAAGGCTATTGCTTATCTGATGATGGCATCTTGGTAAAGCCTATAAATATTTTATCCAGAATACCTGGCACTAATCCAGATGCTAAAGCTCTGGTGCTTATGTCTCACTATGATAGTAATCCTCATTCTGCTAAAGGTGCTAGCGACGCTGGAAGTGGTGTTGCTACAATTCTTGAAAGTATTAGAGCGTTTTTAAGCAACCAAACTTCACATGAAAATGATATCATTATATTATTTACAGATGCTGAAGAGCTAGGATTAAATGGCGCAAAACTTTTTGTTAATGAACATGATTGGGCTAATGATGTAGGTCTCGTTTTAAATTTTGAAGCTCGCGGTAGTGGCGGACCAAGTAATATGATTGTTGAAACAAATGGTGGAAACTCCGGCTTAATAGCTTCGTTTAATCAAGCAAATGTTGAGTTTCCTGTGGCAACATCCTTAATGTATAGTGTTTATAAACTTTTACCTAATGATACAGACTCAACTATATTTAGAGAAGACAAGAATATAAACTCTTTCTTTTTTGCTTTTATTGATGATCATTATGATTACCACACTGCTTTAGACAGCCCACAACGTTTAGATAAAACTTCCTTGGCACATCAAGCCAGTTACTTAATGCCATTGCTTAAACACTTTAGCAACACTAACCTTGATAATTTACACACAGAAAATGACGATGTTTATTTTGATTTACCGTTTTCTACTTTAGTGCATTACCCTTTTGCTTGGGTAACACCTATGTTAATACTTGCTATACTTTTGTTTATTGGGCTTTTGTTATATGGTTTCAAAAAAAGAAGATTAAAAAGTAAAGAGTTGTTTTTAGGGTTTATTCCTTTTTTAGTAGTTCTTATAGGCGCACCATTAATTTCTTTTTTAGGATGGAAAGCCTTGTTGGCTATATATCCTCAATATCAAGAAATTTTACAGGGTTTCACTTACAACGGTCACTTCTATATAGCAGCTTTTGTTTGTCTTACTCTTGGTATTATTTGGTTTGTTTACGCTCGCTTGGCAAAAACACTTACCACAGTTAATCTTTTAATTGCGCCAATTACTATATGGCTCATTGTATGTATAGCAATTGCCATTGGTTTAAAAGGAGTTTCGTTTTTTATAATTCCTGTATTTTTAGGATTATTGTCTTTTTGGCTTTGTATAAGACAACGAAAGCCAATGCCTTTACTTTTAGCTCTTATAAATGGCTTAAGTATTATAATATTAGCGCCACTTATTCAATTTTTTCCAGTAGGTCTAGGTTTAAAAATGCTCATGGTAAGTTCTTTATTTACCGTATTACTTTTTGGTTTATTATTACCTGTATTCGGCTTTTATAAACGCAAATATATATTTGGAAGTGTATTTCTTTTGTTAAGCGCTGTATTCTTTATAAAAGCACATCTTAATGCTCAATTTAGTGAGGAACAACCAAAACCAAATAGTTTGGTTTATAGTTTTAATCAAGACGATTTAAAAGCACATTGGTATACTTATGATTCAATTTTAGATGATTGGACAAAGAGTGTTTTAGGAGATGACCCTATTGAGTATAAGCCTGAGGTAACGTTTAAAAGCAAATACAATACTGGATACACATTTTCTAAAATTGCACCGCCAGTTAGTGTACCAGAACCTAGTATAGAAATTATTAGAAATGATAGCTCTTCTGCCGCCACAACAACCTATCATTTTAAAATAGCTCCTAACAGAAGACTAAATCGTATGGAGCTATATACAAAAGACACCATAAGTTTTAAGTCGTTTTCTGCTAATAATCTTACTGTAGGAAATACAGATAAAGAAAATGAAGGGCCTCATAAATACAAGAAACGCAATAGTAATCATGTACTAACGTATTATGTTACAGATATGGATACACTAAGATTGAGTATTGAATTAGACAAAAATCATAAACCAGAATTTGTGCTTTATGAAGCGTCTAATGATTTATTAACTAATCCTGAAGTGCCATTACAACAACGTAATAACACTATGATACCAAAGCCATTTGTACTTAATGACGCTATAATTTCTAAAAAAACAATTAACTTAAATACTTGGGATTTTACTCCAATACCTAAACCTATAAACGTTTATGAATAA
- the alaS gene encoding alanine--tRNA ligase, which produces MTSQDIRKTFLEFFKSKKHSIVTSAPMVIKDDPTLMFTNAGMNQFKEFFLGNGDPKSSRVTDTQKCLRVSGKHNDLEEVGIDTYHHTMFEMLGNWSFGDYFKEEAIAWAWELLTEVYKVNKDNLYVTIFEGDASESLERDTEAYDFWKNHISEDRILNGNKKDNFWEMGAQGPCGPCSEIHVDLRSKEEKDKVSGAELVNEDHPQVVEIWNLVFMQFNRKADGSLEKLPAQHVDTGMGFERLCMVLQDKTSNYDTDAFTPLIKEIETITATTYGSSEKTDIAIRVISDHVRAVAFSIADGQLPSNTGAGYVIRRILRRGIRYGFTFLNTKEPFIYKLVKTLTKQMGDAYPELVKQENLIYNVIKEEESSFLRTLDQGLVLLDNIIEKSKSKEISGKKAFELYDTYGFPIDLTSLILRERGFSLNEAEFDAELKKQRDRSREATKTETGDWVTLIDDAEQEFIGYDHLEAQVKLTRYRKVENKKDGEMYQLVFNLTPFYAEGGGQVGDKGYLESPDGDVVYIVDTKKENNLVVHFTKNLPKHPEATFKAVVDSKQRMRSASNHTATHLLHQALRSVLGTHVEQKGSMVHSGNLRFDFSHFSKVSAEELTQVEDFVNARIREQLPLEEQRNIPHQKALDEGAIALFGEKYGDAVRTIRFGKSMELCGGTHVNNTSEIRHFKIISEGAVASGIRRIEAISNDAVDTYYAKQNQILEDVKSILKNPQDTVKAVSSLQEENSELKKQVEQLLKDKAKHLKAELKQELETINGINVLAKEIDLDAGSMKDLAFEIGGEVDNLFLVFGSNHNGKALLSCYISKNLVAEKDLNAGKIIRDLGKHIQGGGGGQPFFATAGGKKPDGISAALQASKDIIK; this is translated from the coding sequence ATGACGTCTCAAGATATTCGTAAAACATTCCTCGAGTTTTTTAAATCTAAAAAACACAGCATTGTCACTTCTGCCCCAATGGTCATTAAAGATGACCCTACGCTAATGTTTACAAATGCTGGGATGAACCAGTTTAAAGAGTTTTTCTTAGGTAATGGAGATCCTAAAAGTAGTAGAGTTACAGACACGCAAAAATGTTTGCGCGTTAGTGGTAAGCACAACGATTTAGAGGAAGTTGGTATAGACACCTATCACCATACAATGTTCGAAATGTTAGGAAACTGGAGTTTTGGAGATTACTTTAAAGAAGAAGCTATTGCTTGGGCTTGGGAGTTGCTTACAGAAGTTTACAAGGTAAATAAAGACAACTTATACGTTACAATTTTTGAAGGTGATGCTTCTGAAAGTTTAGAACGTGATACAGAAGCTTATGATTTTTGGAAGAATCATATTTCTGAAGATCGTATTTTAAATGGAAACAAAAAAGACAACTTCTGGGAAATGGGTGCTCAAGGTCCTTGTGGTCCTTGCTCAGAAATACACGTAGATTTACGTAGCAAAGAAGAAAAAGATAAAGTATCTGGTGCAGAGCTTGTAAATGAAGATCATCCTCAAGTAGTAGAGATTTGGAATTTAGTCTTCATGCAATTCAACAGAAAAGCAGATGGCTCTTTAGAAAAACTACCTGCACAACATGTAGACACAGGTATGGGCTTTGAGCGTTTGTGTATGGTATTACAGGATAAAACCTCTAATTATGATACAGATGCTTTTACGCCACTTATTAAGGAAATAGAAACCATTACAGCTACAACCTATGGATCTTCTGAAAAAACAGACATTGCCATAAGAGTAATATCTGACCACGTACGCGCAGTTGCTTTTTCAATTGCAGATGGCCAACTTCCTAGTAACACTGGAGCAGGTTATGTTATACGCCGTATTTTACGTCGTGGTATACGTTATGGCTTTACATTCTTAAACACTAAAGAACCATTTATTTATAAATTGGTAAAGACGCTTACTAAACAAATGGGAGATGCTTACCCAGAGTTGGTTAAGCAGGAAAACCTTATTTACAATGTTATAAAAGAAGAAGAAAGCTCATTTTTAAGAACATTAGATCAAGGTCTTGTTTTATTAGATAACATTATCGAAAAATCTAAAAGCAAAGAAATTTCTGGCAAGAAAGCTTTTGAGCTTTACGATACTTATGGATTCCCTATAGATTTAACTTCCCTAATTTTAAGAGAACGTGGTTTTTCTTTAAATGAAGCTGAATTTGACGCTGAATTAAAAAAGCAACGTGACCGTTCTCGAGAAGCTACTAAAACAGAAACAGGAGATTGGGTTACATTAATTGATGATGCTGAACAAGAGTTTATTGGTTATGACCATTTAGAAGCTCAGGTTAAACTAACGCGTTACCGTAAAGTAGAAAATAAGAAAGATGGAGAAATGTATCAGCTTGTGTTTAACTTAACTCCGTTTTACGCAGAAGGTGGTGGTCAAGTTGGAGACAAAGGATATTTAGAATCTCCAGACGGCGATGTTGTTTATATTGTAGATACAAAAAAGGAAAACAACTTAGTTGTACATTTTACTAAAAACCTTCCAAAACACCCAGAAGCTACTTTTAAAGCAGTTGTAGACAGCAAGCAACGTATGCGCTCTGCTTCTAACCACACTGCCACACACTTATTACACCAAGCATTAAGATCTGTCTTAGGAACTCACGTTGAGCAAAAAGGATCTATGGTTCATAGTGGAAATTTAAGGTTTGATTTCTCACATTTCTCGAAGGTTTCAGCAGAAGAGCTAACTCAAGTTGAAGATTTTGTAAACGCTCGTATAAGAGAACAACTTCCTCTGGAAGAACAACGAAACATACCTCATCAAAAAGCATTAGACGAAGGCGCAATTGCATTGTTTGGCGAAAAATATGGCGATGCAGTTAGAACAATTCGCTTTGGTAAATCTATGGAGCTTTGTGGCGGTACACACGTTAACAATACCTCTGAAATAAGACACTTTAAAATAATTTCTGAAGGTGCTGTAGCATCTGGCATAAGACGTATTGAAGCTATTAGTAATGATGCTGTTGATACTTACTACGCAAAACAAAATCAGATTTTAGAAGATGTAAAGAGTATTCTTAAAAATCCTCAAGATACTGTAAAAGCAGTAAGCTCATTACAGGAAGAAAACTCTGAGCTTAAAAAGCAGGTAGAGCAATTATTAAAAGATAAAGCAAAACATTTAAAAGCAGAGCTTAAACAAGAACTTGAAACCATAAATGGTATTAATGTTCTTGCTAAAGAAATAGATTTAGATGCTGGCAGTATGAAAGATTTAGCTTTTGAAATTGGCGGTGAGGTAGATAATTTATTTTTAGTATTTGGCTCTAATCATAATGGCAAAGCTTTATTAAGTTGTTATATATCTAAAAATTTAGTAGCCGAAAAAGATTTAAATGCTGGTAAAATTATTAGAGATCTTGGGAAACACATACAAGGTGGCGGTGGCGGTCAACCATTTTTTGCTACTGCAGGTGGCAAAAAGCCAGATGGTATCTCTGCAGCGCTTCAAGCTTCTAAAGATATTATAAAATAA
- a CDS encoding NAD-dependent epimerase/dehydratase family protein, producing the protein MPETILVIGACGQIGTELTMKLRDLYGPDNVIAGDIREGNETLMASGPFEQLDATDLKAIEEVVMHYEVDTVYLMAAMLSATAEKFPMRAWNLNMNSLFNVLNLAKEKKIERIFWPSSIAVFGTTTPQNDTPQTTIMEPSTVYGISKQTGERWCEYYFNKYGVDVRSIRYPGLISYKTLPGGGTTDYAVDIYIEALKEQKYECFLSENTALPMMYMDDAIRATLELMQAPAENLTIRSAYNLAGLSFTPKDISKIIKSHIPEFEITYNPDYRQAIADSWPSSIDDSAARKDWNWKTEFDLEKTSKAMLNGLKES; encoded by the coding sequence ATGCCTGAAACTATTCTTGTTATTGGTGCCTGCGGACAAATTGGAACTGAACTCACAATGAAGCTGAGAGACCTTTATGGTCCTGATAATGTTATTGCCGGAGATATTAGAGAAGGTAACGAAACTCTTATGGCTTCTGGTCCTTTTGAGCAGTTAGACGCTACAGATTTAAAAGCTATTGAAGAGGTTGTCATGCATTACGAAGTAGACACTGTTTACCTTATGGCTGCTATGCTTAGTGCCACTGCAGAAAAATTCCCTATGCGTGCCTGGAACCTTAACATGAATTCTTTATTCAATGTTTTAAATCTTGCAAAAGAAAAAAAGATAGAGCGCATATTCTGGCCATCTAGTATTGCTGTATTTGGTACTACAACACCACAAAACGACACACCACAAACGACAATAATGGAGCCTAGCACTGTTTATGGTATAAGTAAACAAACAGGAGAACGTTGGTGTGAGTACTACTTTAATAAATATGGGGTAGATGTAAGAAGTATAAGGTATCCTGGTTTAATAAGCTACAAAACTTTACCAGGTGGCGGCACAACAGACTATGCTGTAGATATATATATTGAAGCGCTTAAAGAACAAAAGTATGAGTGTTTCCTATCTGAAAATACAGCGCTACCTATGATGTATATGGATGATGCTATTCGTGCCACATTAGAGTTAATGCAAGCGCCAGCAGAAAACCTTACTATAAGAAGCGCCTATAATCTTGCCGGATTAAGCTTTACGCCTAAAGACATTTCAAAAATTATTAAGTCTCATATCCCAGAATTTGAAATCACCTACAACCCAGATTACCGCCAAGCAATAGCAGACTCTTGGCCTAGCTCGATAGATGACAGCGCCGCTCGAAAAGATTGGAACTGGAAAACAGAATTTGATCTTGAAAAGACAAGTAAGGCTATGCTAAACGGACTTAAAGAATCTTAA
- a CDS encoding M23 family metallopeptidase gives MSKVKYYYDSDTLSYRKIERKKGRRFGFTFLIVIGVALAGFLFHILYLNLPQIETPKEKALKRELANMEIQYDILNKKMDQVNAVLTDIEDRDNNIYRLYFEANPIPEEVRRAGFGGINRYKDLEGYDNSELIIKSNKRMDVITKQLVVQSRSLDEIAVLAEDKEKLLAAIPAIQPVRNKDLSRIASGYGWRSDPFTKARKFHYGMDFTSPRGTPIYATGDGVIERADSRSTGYGNHIRIDHGYGYTSLYAHLYKYNVKKGQRVKRGDVIGFVGSTGRSQAPHLHYEIFKDGERINPINFYYGNLSPAEFNEILQKSQQENQSLD, from the coding sequence ATGAGTAAGGTAAAATACTATTATGACAGTGACACACTTTCCTATCGAAAGATAGAACGAAAGAAGGGTCGTCGTTTTGGGTTTACATTCCTTATAGTTATTGGTGTTGCTCTAGCGGGTTTTCTATTTCATATTCTTTATTTAAACCTTCCTCAGATTGAAACGCCAAAGGAAAAAGCTTTAAAACGAGAGTTGGCTAATATGGAAATACAGTATGATATCCTTAATAAAAAAATGGATCAAGTAAATGCTGTACTTACAGATATTGAAGATAGAGACAACAATATATACAGGCTTTATTTTGAAGCAAATCCAATTCCTGAAGAGGTGCGCCGTGCAGGTTTTGGAGGTATAAACAGATATAAGGATTTAGAAGGTTACGATAACTCAGAATTAATTATAAAGAGTAACAAACGTATGGATGTTATTACCAAACAATTGGTAGTACAGTCTAGATCTCTTGATGAAATTGCAGTGTTGGCAGAAGACAAGGAAAAACTTCTTGCTGCAATACCTGCAATACAACCTGTAAGAAACAAAGACTTAAGTAGAATTGCTTCTGGATATGGCTGGCGAAGCGATCCTTTTACTAAGGCTAGAAAATTTCATTACGGTATGGATTTTACCTCACCAAGAGGTACACCAATTTATGCAACAGGAGATGGTGTTATTGAGCGCGCCGATAGCAGATCTACCGGTTATGGAAATCATATTAGGATAGATCACGGTTATGGTTATACCAGTTTATATGCGCACTTATATAAATACAATGTAAAAAAAGGCCAACGTGTTAAACGTGGCGATGTTATTGGCTTTGTAGGAAGTACGGGAAGATCTCAAGCACCACACCTGCACTACGAGATATTTAAAGATGGAGAACGTATTAACCCAATTAATTTTTACTACGGGAATTTATCTCCAGCAGAGTTTAATGAAATTCTACAAAAATCTCAGCAAGAAAATCAATCTCTGGATTAA
- a CDS encoding nuclear transport factor 2 family protein, with protein MKQLFTLLIAIALLSCNDHPHDHDTLTEPVLQPKTEVKKEINSRLDAWHKAAAETNFDIYFNIMTDDGVFIGTDATENWQNSDFKEFSKPYFDKGKAWNFTALDRNIYLGEYQDVAWFDELLDTQMGICRGSGVLVKDSLNWKIKHYVLSIAIPNENVKEVTALKKEFDNALIKRLSQDN; from the coding sequence ATGAAACAACTATTTACCTTACTTATAGCTATTGCACTTTTAAGTTGTAATGACCATCCACATGATCATGATACATTAACAGAACCTGTTTTACAGCCTAAAACAGAGGTGAAGAAAGAAATTAACTCCAGATTAGATGCTTGGCATAAGGCTGCTGCTGAAACCAATTTTGACATCTATTTTAATATAATGACAGATGACGGTGTTTTTATAGGAACAGATGCTACAGAAAATTGGCAAAACTCTGATTTTAAAGAATTTTCAAAACCTTATTTTGATAAAGGTAAAGCGTGGAATTTTACAGCATTAGACAGAAATATTTATCTAGGAGAATACCAAGATGTTGCTTGGTTTGATGAACTTTTAGATACTCAAATGGGCATCTGTAGAGGTAGTGGTGTTTTGGTAAAAGACAGTTTAAATTGGAAAATAAAACATTACGTATTATCCATAGCGATACCTAATGAAAATGTAAAAGAAGTTACAGCTCTTAAAAAAGAGTTTGATAATGCGCTTATAAAACGCCTTTCACAAGACAATTAA
- a CDS encoding MerR family transcriptional regulator, protein MHISLPQKLYYSIGEVAEAFGVNASLIRFWEKEFDVLKPKKNAKGNRKFTPEDIKNLQFIYHLVKERGFTLEGAKTHLKEQKHQSLKTFEIIRKLEAIRAELNELKNNL, encoded by the coding sequence ATGCATATATCGCTTCCACAGAAATTATATTACAGTATTGGAGAAGTGGCAGAAGCCTTTGGTGTAAATGCCTCTTTAATACGATTTTGGGAAAAAGAATTTGATGTTCTGAAGCCCAAGAAAAATGCAAAGGGAAACAGGAAGTTTACACCTGAAGATATTAAGAATCTTCAATTTATCTATCATTTGGTTAAAGAAAGAGGCTTTACTTTAGAGGGCGCAAAAACTCATTTAAAGGAGCAAAAACACCAATCTTTAAAAACATTTGAGATAATTAGAAAATTGGAGGCTATTAGAGCAGAATTAAACGAATTAAAAAACAACCTTTAA
- a CDS encoding NAD(P)H-binding protein has product MNKTISILGTGWLGLPLGKKLLDQGYTVKGSTTTKENLKLLSEVGIVPFNIELNEHNIDGDILEFLKDTETLVMAFPPRLRKQPELNYASKIAHFMSVLKESDVKNLLYVSTTSVFEDEEADEDGFKVITEETEPNGISKKARKLIEGETLVKQAKEFNTTIVRFGGLIGGDRHPAISLSGKTDLKNPEAPVNLIHQEDAVNILNLIINKGVFGETFHAVNPIHQTRKNYYQFKAEAMDLVKPQFDEESVSKGKVIYSQKLNTLLGFEFNKEL; this is encoded by the coding sequence ATGAATAAAACAATTTCAATATTAGGCACTGGTTGGCTAGGACTACCTCTAGGAAAAAAACTTTTAGACCAAGGCTACACTGTAAAAGGAAGTACAACAACAAAAGAGAACCTTAAACTGTTGTCTGAAGTTGGTATCGTACCATTTAATATAGAGCTTAATGAACACAATATAGATGGTGATATTTTAGAATTCCTTAAAGATACAGAGACATTAGTTATGGCTTTTCCGCCACGTTTAAGAAAACAGCCAGAGTTAAATTATGCATCTAAAATTGCTCATTTCATGTCTGTATTAAAAGAGTCTGATGTAAAGAACTTACTTTATGTAAGCACCACATCTGTATTTGAGGATGAGGAAGCAGACGAAGATGGTTTTAAAGTTATTACAGAAGAAACTGAACCTAACGGAATCTCAAAAAAAGCCAGAAAACTAATTGAAGGTGAAACTTTAGTAAAACAAGCCAAAGAATTTAATACTACAATAGTAAGATTTGGAGGTTTAATTGGAGGCGACAGACATCCTGCTATTTCATTGTCTGGTAAAACAGACCTTAAAAACCCAGAAGCTCCAGTAAACTTGATTCATCAAGAAGATGCAGTTAACATTTTAAACCTTATAATTAACAAAGGCGTTTTTGGAGAAACATTTCATGCTGTAAACCCTATACACCAAACCCGTAAAAATTACTATCAATTTAAAGCAGAAGCTATGGATTTGGTAAAACCTCAATTTGATGAAGAGTCTGTGTCTAAGGGTAAAGTAATTTACTCTCAAAAATTAAACACTCTATTGGGGTTTGAGTTTAATAAGGAGCTTTAA